The following proteins are co-located in the Bordetella bronchialis genome:
- a CDS encoding phosphopantetheine-binding protein: MEQLESEIKQLIIEALGLEDIAPEDIASDADLFGDGLGLDSVDALELGLALQKRYGIAIDPETRNMRDHFATVANLSKFVHAQRGA; this comes from the coding sequence ATGGAACAGCTGGAAAGTGAAATCAAGCAACTGATCATCGAGGCCCTGGGCCTGGAGGACATTGCGCCCGAAGACATCGCCAGCGATGCGGACCTGTTCGGCGACGGCCTGGGGCTGGATTCGGTGGACGCGCTGGAGCTTGGCCTGGCCCTGCAGAAGCGCTACGGCATCGCCATCGATCCGGAAACGCGTAATATGCGCGACCACTTCGCCACGGTGGCCAATCTGAGCAAATTCGTCCACGCCCAGCGGGGCGCCTGA
- a CDS encoding D-amino acid dehydrogenase, which produces MRVCVIGAGVVGVTSAYFLARQGYEVTLVDGRARPGEETSYANGGQLSYSYVAPLAGPGVLPSVPAWLLRDDSPLRFRPRLDPHQWRWCLQFALACRASVSRRVTAEMLTLSYLSRDVLHALLEQEPLSFSHLRNGKLIVYRSPALLEKARALVEYQAGHGAEQQVLSAARTVEMEPALAGMRSHLAGAVFTPGEEVGDCLRFTEGLFERLSRRPNVRILMNAPVSGLRRSGARIVAARTPAEDVEADAYVVAAGMGSRALLRPLGQDVPLYALKGYSLSVPLGDDDAAAPSISVTDYERRIVYARIGAMLRMAAMVDIGGDAGIDERRIALLKRQVGDTFPSLRLDTARPWAGQRPAMPSGKPWIGPSRAACNLWMNLGQGALGFTLACGSAALLTAQMAGIQAPIEPRPFLPA; this is translated from the coding sequence ATGCGCGTGTGCGTAATCGGCGCGGGCGTGGTCGGCGTGACGTCCGCCTATTTCCTTGCGCGCCAGGGATACGAAGTAACGCTGGTCGACGGGCGCGCCCGTCCCGGCGAGGAAACCAGCTATGCCAATGGCGGCCAGCTCAGCTACAGCTATGTCGCGCCGCTGGCCGGTCCGGGCGTGCTGCCCAGCGTGCCGGCCTGGCTGTTGCGCGACGATTCTCCCCTGCGCTTCCGTCCGCGCCTGGATCCTCATCAATGGCGGTGGTGCCTGCAATTCGCGCTGGCCTGCCGTGCCTCCGTGTCGCGGCGCGTCACCGCGGAAATGCTCACGCTGTCGTATCTGAGCCGCGACGTCCTGCACGCGCTGCTCGAACAGGAGCCCCTGTCCTTCAGCCACCTGCGCAACGGCAAGTTGATTGTCTACCGCAGCCCCGCGCTGCTGGAAAAGGCGCGCGCGCTGGTCGAATACCAGGCCGGCCACGGCGCCGAGCAGCAGGTCTTGAGCGCGGCGCGCACGGTGGAAATGGAGCCGGCGCTGGCCGGCATGCGGTCACACCTGGCCGGCGCCGTTTTCACCCCTGGCGAAGAAGTCGGCGATTGCCTGCGCTTTACCGAGGGACTGTTCGAGCGCCTGTCGCGCCGGCCGAATGTGCGCATCCTGATGAACGCGCCGGTCTCCGGCCTGCGGCGCAGCGGCGCGCGTATCGTCGCCGCCCGCACGCCGGCCGAGGACGTGGAGGCGGATGCCTACGTCGTGGCCGCCGGCATGGGCAGCCGGGCCCTGTTGCGGCCGCTGGGCCAGGACGTGCCGCTGTATGCCTTGAAGGGCTACAGCCTTAGCGTGCCTTTGGGGGACGACGATGCCGCGGCACCGTCGATCAGCGTGACGGACTACGAGCGGCGCATCGTCTACGCGCGCATCGGCGCCATGCTGCGCATGGCGGCCATGGTGGATATCGGCGGCGATGCCGGCATCGACGAACGGCGCATCGCGCTGCTCAAGCGCCAGGTCGGCGACACGTTTCCGTCGCTGCGGCTGGACACCGCGCGGCCCTGGGCCGGCCAGCGGCCGGCCATGCCCTCGGGCAAGCCCTGGATCGGGCCCAGCCGCGCGGCATGCAATCTATGGATGAACCTGGGGCAGGGCGCCCTGGGCTTCACGCTGGCCTGCGGCAGCGCGGCCTTGCTGACGGCGCAAATGGCGGGCATCCAGGCGCCGATCGAGCCGCGTCCCTTCCTGCCGGCATGA
- a CDS encoding 4'-phosphopantetheinyl transferase family protein, whose product MSRVPALWWGSPELAPRYRAEVLHGADRARAAHARSPRAERDWRVSRVLLAQARAAWQDEPPPALSLSHSHGHAVVGAAPAGWRIGVDLERIRPRRVDELARWCCGPDEQAVLAGMRDERRRLQAFYALWTLKEAFIKAANLDFPADMRSVGLAWDAPETALAHARLRAPGPGWRAWSARVDDAWAVSAVWWTGDAAEGQAIPALWAARGIVAPEVFNAGRWC is encoded by the coding sequence GTGAGCCGCGTACCGGCCCTGTGGTGGGGCAGTCCCGAACTCGCGCCGCGATATCGCGCCGAAGTGTTGCATGGCGCCGACAGGGCGCGCGCCGCGCATGCGCGCTCGCCTCGCGCGGAACGGGACTGGCGGGTCAGCCGGGTGCTGTTGGCACAGGCTCGCGCTGCCTGGCAGGACGAGCCGCCACCGGCCTTGTCGTTGAGCCATTCACATGGCCATGCCGTGGTCGGCGCGGCGCCGGCGGGCTGGCGCATCGGCGTGGACCTGGAGCGGATCCGGCCGCGCCGCGTGGATGAGCTGGCGCGATGGTGCTGCGGCCCGGATGAGCAGGCCGTGCTGGCGGGCATGCGGGATGAGCGCCGGCGGCTCCAGGCCTTTTATGCCTTGTGGACGCTGAAGGAAGCCTTCATCAAGGCGGCGAACCTGGACTTTCCCGCCGACATGCGGTCGGTGGGGCTGGCCTGGGATGCGCCGGAAACCGCCTTGGCGCATGCGCGGCTGCGCGCGCCCGGTCCCGGTTGGCGGGCGTGGTCCGCTCGCGTGGACGACGCATGGGCCGTTTCGGCGGTGTGGTGGACAGGGGACGCCGCGGAAGGGCAAGCCATCCCGGCCTTGTGGGCGGCGCGGGGCATCGTGGCCCCCGAGGTGTTCAACGCCGGCCGGTGGTGCTGA
- a CDS encoding acyl carrier protein, with translation MQTREDIFSVLREALVELFEIPAERVVPSAHLYTDLEIDSIDAIDLLDHIKRETGYKLAAENFRAVRTVQDVVDAVWEQQKQLQQRESAA, from the coding sequence ATGCAAACCCGGGAAGACATCTTCAGCGTCTTGCGCGAAGCCCTGGTGGAATTATTCGAAATCCCGGCGGAACGCGTCGTGCCCTCCGCGCATCTGTACACCGACCTGGAAATCGACAGTATCGACGCCATAGACCTGCTGGACCACATCAAGCGCGAGACCGGCTACAAGCTGGCGGCGGAGAACTTCCGTGCCGTGCGCACCGTGCAGGACGTGGTCGACGCCGTGTGGGAACAACAAAAGCAATTGCAGCAGCGGGAATCGGCCGCATGA
- a CDS encoding beta-ketoacyl synthase chain length factor, with the protein MFNFAISAWQAWAPGIEEPPAWEAWARQPYCPDIAPELPRLAFLPALQRRRLSPLARMAVACAWPLAEGRPAMPVVYASHHGETTRSFELLQCLARDEALSPTSFSLSVHNATAGMWAILRKETVESVALSAQGDGLESAVAEACLMLDAGHPDALVILAEETPPAPYRPWIDDVPFSYAMALRISPGQEFELSLQALDADEHDDRAGARGGGMPEATPGDAGAGMTHAAGAATSGSTDGLPHPLSLLRHLLRGTREWRHPARAAHWRWRRAA; encoded by the coding sequence ATGTTCAACTTCGCAATATCCGCATGGCAAGCCTGGGCGCCAGGCATCGAGGAACCCCCCGCCTGGGAGGCATGGGCACGCCAGCCATACTGCCCCGACATCGCGCCCGAATTGCCCCGGCTGGCCTTCCTGCCTGCGCTGCAACGCCGCCGCCTGAGCCCCTTGGCCCGGATGGCCGTGGCCTGTGCCTGGCCCCTGGCCGAGGGACGCCCGGCCATGCCTGTGGTCTACGCCTCGCACCACGGCGAGACCACGCGCAGCTTCGAGCTCCTGCAATGCCTGGCGCGCGACGAGGCCCTGTCGCCGACCTCGTTCAGCTTGTCCGTGCACAACGCCACCGCCGGCATGTGGGCCATCCTGCGCAAGGAAACCGTCGAGTCCGTCGCCTTGTCGGCCCAGGGCGATGGCCTGGAAAGCGCGGTCGCGGAAGCCTGCCTGATGCTGGATGCCGGCCACCCCGACGCGCTGGTGATCCTGGCGGAAGAGACGCCGCCCGCCCCGTACCGTCCCTGGATCGACGACGTTCCTTTTTCCTATGCGATGGCGCTGCGTATCAGCCCGGGACAAGAGTTCGAGCTTTCCCTGCAGGCCCTCGACGCGGACGAACATGACGACCGCGCCGGGGCGCGCGGCGGCGGCATGCCGGAAGCCACGCCCGGCGACGCGGGGGCAGGCATGACGCACGCGGCCGGCGCGGCCACGTCCGGTTCGACGGACGGGTTGCCCCACCCGCTGAGCCTGCTGCGGCATCTGCTGCGGGGCACGCGCGAATGGCGCCATCCGGCCCGCGCCGCGCATTGGCGATGGCGGCGGGCGGCATGA
- a CDS encoding tetratricopeptide repeat protein produces MAHTDLRGNPVSTQNDEALERYEAAQALFHGYYGDPVGVIDQALARDPEFVMGHLLRAGMMITASDQCVESMLRESVQAAEGLHALANDRERRHTAAARAWLDGRLEESLARYADILADYPRDTLALQVGHIGDFLLGRSTMLRDRVAGILPAWDTHMPEFGYVLGMYAFGLEETNLYDEAEAQGRRALDMNRRDPWAVHAVAHVMEMQGRVEEGIAWLENRREDWSADNMLAVHNWWHLALFRLDQGDTDGVLALYDERIREQFSGQVLDLVDGSAMLWRLWLRGVDVSRRWRDLADLWQARGGAGYYAFNDVHALMAYLGAGDGPAAQALIQVMEAAAAGSGTNAMMTRDVGLPAAHALVAFAREDYSRTVELLRDLRLIAHRFGGSHAQRDVLALTLIEAALRDGARSLAKVLAAERLALKPASLGNQRLAARAAAL; encoded by the coding sequence ATGGCACACACCGATCTGCGGGGCAATCCCGTATCCACCCAGAACGACGAGGCGCTGGAACGCTACGAGGCCGCGCAAGCGCTTTTCCACGGTTATTACGGCGATCCGGTCGGCGTGATCGACCAGGCCCTGGCGCGGGATCCCGAGTTCGTCATGGGGCACCTGCTGCGCGCCGGCATGATGATCACGGCCAGCGACCAGTGCGTGGAATCCATGCTGCGCGAAAGCGTCCAGGCGGCAGAGGGCCTGCATGCCCTGGCCAACGACCGCGAACGCCGACATACGGCCGCCGCGCGGGCCTGGCTGGACGGCCGGCTGGAGGAATCCCTGGCGCGCTACGCCGATATCCTGGCCGACTATCCGCGCGACACGCTGGCATTGCAGGTGGGCCACATCGGCGATTTCCTGCTGGGGCGTTCCACCATGCTGCGCGACCGGGTGGCGGGCATCCTGCCCGCCTGGGACACGCACATGCCGGAATTCGGCTACGTCCTGGGCATGTACGCCTTCGGGCTGGAAGAAACCAATCTGTACGACGAGGCCGAGGCCCAGGGGCGCCGCGCGCTGGATATGAACCGGCGCGATCCCTGGGCCGTGCACGCCGTCGCGCATGTCATGGAAATGCAGGGACGCGTCGAGGAAGGCATCGCCTGGCTGGAAAACCGGCGCGAGGACTGGAGCGCCGACAACATGCTGGCGGTTCACAATTGGTGGCACCTGGCGCTCTTCCGCCTGGACCAGGGCGACACGGACGGCGTGCTGGCGCTGTACGACGAGCGGATACGCGAGCAGTTCTCCGGGCAGGTGCTGGACCTGGTCGATGGCTCGGCCATGCTGTGGCGCCTGTGGCTGCGGGGCGTGGACGTGTCGCGGCGCTGGCGCGACCTGGCCGACCTGTGGCAGGCACGCGGCGGTGCCGGCTATTACGCCTTCAATGACGTCCATGCCTTGATGGCGTATCTGGGGGCTGGCGACGGCCCGGCGGCCCAGGCGCTGATCCAGGTCATGGAGGCGGCCGCCGCCGGCAGCGGCACCAATGCGATGATGACGCGCGACGTCGGCTTGCCGGCGGCGCATGCGCTGGTGGCCTTCGCCAGGGAAGACTATTCCCGGACCGTCGAACTGCTGCGCGACCTGCGGCTGATCGCGCATCGATTCGGCGGCAGCCATGCACAGCGGGACGTATTGGCCCTGACGCTGATCGAGGCCGCGCTGCGCGATGGCGCGCGCAGCCTGGCCAAGGTCCTGGCCGCCGAGCGGTTGGCCTTGAAGCCGGCCAGCCTGGGCAACCAGCGCCTGGCGGCGCGCGCCGCGGCCTTGTAG
- a CDS encoding lysophospholipid acyltransferase family protein, with translation MAPSGPRRALAMAAGGMNGVSAATHAPRQDAWLLRLIATALAFGLFGLGGLFLRLVVFPAQRLLIANPARRHRRSRAVITWTFYRFVRLLVRMGVLTYEFRGVERLGRPHQMIVANHPSLLDVVFLVAHVPHANCVVKHSLVKNPFTAGPIRNAGYISNDESMDMLERAAQVLRDGETLIVFPEGTRTPVDAPPRFHRGACAIAIRGARVVTPVVITMNTRSLTKGEPWYRIPHRRMHYVFEVGADIDPEQWTRRHPAPIAGRRMNDHLHHYYRTELGLDGTAGK, from the coding sequence ATGGCGCCATCCGGCCCGCGCCGCGCATTGGCGATGGCGGCGGGCGGCATGAACGGCGTGTCGGCCGCAACGCACGCGCCGCGCCAGGACGCCTGGCTGCTGCGCCTGATCGCCACGGCGCTGGCCTTCGGCCTGTTCGGCCTGGGCGGCCTGTTCCTGCGCCTGGTGGTGTTTCCCGCGCAACGGCTCCTGATCGCCAACCCCGCGCGGCGCCACCGGCGCTCGCGCGCGGTGATCACGTGGACCTTCTACCGCTTCGTGCGCCTGCTGGTGCGCATGGGCGTGCTGACCTACGAATTCCGCGGTGTCGAACGCCTGGGACGGCCGCACCAGATGATCGTCGCCAACCATCCCTCGCTGCTGGACGTGGTGTTCCTGGTCGCGCATGTGCCGCACGCCAACTGCGTGGTCAAGCACAGCCTGGTAAAGAACCCCTTCACCGCGGGGCCGATACGGAATGCCGGCTACATCAGCAACGACGAAAGCATGGATATGCTGGAACGCGCCGCGCAGGTACTGCGCGACGGCGAAACGCTGATCGTCTTCCCGGAAGGCACGCGCACGCCGGTCGACGCGCCGCCGCGATTCCACCGCGGCGCCTGCGCCATCGCCATACGCGGCGCGCGGGTGGTCACCCCGGTGGTCATCACCATGAATACCCGCAGCCTGACCAAGGGCGAGCCCTGGTACCGCATTCCGCATCGCCGCATGCATTACGTATTCGAAGTCGGCGCGGACATCGATCCCGAACAGTGGACCCGCCGGCACCCGGCGCCCATCGCGGGCCGGCGCATGAACGATCACCTACATCACTATTACAGAACGGAGCTAGGCCTGGATGGAACAGCTGGAAAGTGA
- a CDS encoding error-prone DNA polymerase: MTNFSFLRGASHAEELVSRAAELGYAALAITDECSVAGVVRAHTEAKEHKLPLIIGSYFELVDDTGPAGGEPIRLILLAQTREGYGNLSELITLARTGAVKKGSYRLAASQLEQPPAPYAHLAHLPECLAILAPAHGIAADRLATQARWLARVFSGRAWMGLMARHQSRDDLHRATVEDAARASGLPITALGLAEMHVRSRKPLHDTLTAIRLGKPVRECGYALAANAERHLRSRLQLARLYPAEALRQTLEIARRCTFNLDELRYEYPDEIVPAGATPASYLRAETYAGARRRFGEHIPDNVAEQIEKELTLIQELRYEAYFLTVYDIVKFARSKDILCQGRGSAANSAVCYCLGITEVDPARGNSLFERFISRERNEPPDIDVDFEHQRREEVIQYIYDKYGRARAALTAVVITYRPRSVLRDTGKALGVDPAIVDAVAKAHQWWDSREGLLNGFQGCGLDPESIVARQWAALATLLMGFPRHLSQHPGGFVISRGKLSRLVPIENAAMEGRSVVQWDKDDLDAMHLLKVDVLALGMLSVIRRALELVSLRRGHAFAMQDIPPADKPTYDMISEADTIGVFQIESRAQMTMLPRLRPQAFYDLVIEVAIVRPGPIQGGMVHPYLRRRQGLEEITYPSEKVRTVLERTMGVPIFQEQVMQIAMVAAGFTGGEADELRRSMAAWRRKGGVDKFRAKLVGGMLAHGYTKDFADAIFRQVEGFGEYGFPESHAASFALLAYASSWIKRHEPEAFLAALLNSQPMGFYAPAQLIQDARRHSVRVLPVDVCASDWDSRLDFGADNGGRPAVRLGLSLVKGMSEAAATRIAAARGQHPFAHTADLARRADLNRHDLDALAAADALLTLAGHRRQARWEAAAGPPAKGLLRDAAIVENHIPQLPMPTEGQTIADDYRSLRFTLHRHPLALLRDKLKARRFETAETLNGYPDKRLARACGLVTVRQRPGTAKGTIFVSIEDETGPVNVVVRPELIERQRRELLGSTLMGVYGVWQNVNNVRHLIAHRLVDMTPLLGDLSVSSRDFH, from the coding sequence ATGACCAACTTCAGTTTCCTGCGCGGCGCCTCGCACGCGGAAGAACTGGTCAGCCGCGCCGCGGAACTGGGCTATGCCGCCCTGGCCATTACCGACGAATGCTCGGTGGCGGGGGTGGTGCGCGCGCACACCGAGGCCAAGGAACACAAGCTGCCGCTGATCATCGGCAGCTATTTCGAACTGGTCGACGACACCGGGCCGGCCGGCGGCGAACCCATACGCCTTATCCTGCTGGCCCAGACGCGCGAAGGCTATGGCAATCTTTCCGAACTGATCACGCTGGCGCGCACCGGCGCCGTGAAAAAAGGTTCGTACCGCCTTGCCGCGTCCCAGCTGGAGCAGCCTCCCGCCCCTTACGCGCACCTGGCCCATCTGCCCGAATGCCTTGCCATCCTGGCGCCAGCGCATGGCATCGCGGCCGACCGCCTGGCCACCCAGGCGCGCTGGCTGGCGCGGGTTTTTTCCGGCCGCGCATGGATGGGCCTGATGGCCAGGCACCAGTCCCGCGACGACCTGCATCGCGCCACCGTGGAAGATGCCGCGCGCGCCAGCGGACTGCCGATCACCGCCCTGGGCCTGGCGGAAATGCATGTCCGTTCACGCAAACCGCTGCATGACACGCTGACAGCCATCCGCCTGGGCAAGCCGGTCCGGGAATGCGGCTACGCACTGGCCGCCAATGCCGAACGCCATTTGCGGTCGCGCCTGCAGCTGGCGCGGCTCTATCCGGCCGAGGCGCTGCGCCAGACGCTGGAAATCGCCCGCCGCTGCACCTTCAACCTGGATGAATTGCGCTACGAGTATCCCGACGAAATCGTCCCGGCCGGCGCCACGCCCGCGTCCTACCTGCGCGCCGAAACCTATGCCGGCGCGCGCCGCCGCTTCGGCGAACACATCCCCGACAACGTGGCCGAACAGATCGAAAAGGAACTGACCCTGATCCAGGAACTGCGCTACGAAGCCTATTTCCTGACGGTCTACGACATCGTCAAGTTCGCGCGCTCGAAAGACATCCTGTGCCAGGGACGCGGCTCGGCGGCCAATTCCGCGGTGTGCTATTGCCTGGGCATCACCGAAGTCGATCCCGCGCGCGGCAATTCCCTGTTCGAACGCTTCATCAGCAGGGAACGCAACGAACCGCCCGATATCGACGTCGATTTCGAACACCAGCGGCGCGAAGAGGTCATCCAGTACATCTACGACAAATACGGCCGTGCGCGCGCCGCCCTGACGGCGGTGGTGATCACCTACCGGCCACGCAGCGTGCTGCGCGACACCGGCAAGGCCCTGGGCGTGGATCCGGCCATCGTGGACGCGGTCGCCAAGGCGCATCAATGGTGGGACAGCCGCGAAGGCCTGTTGAACGGCTTCCAGGGTTGCGGCCTGGATCCGGAATCCATCGTGGCCAGGCAATGGGCGGCGCTGGCCACCTTGCTGATGGGCTTTCCCCGGCACTTGTCGCAGCATCCGGGCGGCTTCGTCATCTCGCGCGGCAAGCTGTCGCGCCTGGTGCCTATCGAGAACGCCGCCATGGAAGGCCGCAGCGTCGTGCAGTGGGACAAGGACGACCTGGACGCGATGCATCTGCTCAAGGTGGATGTCCTGGCCCTGGGCATGCTGTCGGTGATCCGCCGCGCGCTGGAACTGGTGTCGCTGCGGCGCGGCCATGCCTTCGCCATGCAGGACATTCCGCCGGCCGACAAGCCCACCTACGACATGATCAGCGAGGCCGATACGATAGGCGTGTTCCAGATCGAATCGCGCGCGCAGATGACCATGCTGCCGCGCCTGCGTCCGCAAGCGTTCTACGACCTGGTGATCGAAGTGGCCATCGTGCGGCCCGGCCCCATCCAGGGTGGCATGGTCCATCCCTACCTGCGCCGGCGCCAGGGCCTGGAAGAGATCACCTATCCCAGCGAGAAAGTGCGCACCGTGCTGGAACGCACCATGGGCGTGCCCATTTTCCAGGAGCAGGTGATGCAGATCGCCATGGTGGCGGCGGGCTTCACGGGGGGCGAGGCCGATGAACTGCGCCGTTCCATGGCGGCCTGGCGGCGCAAGGGCGGCGTGGACAAGTTCCGCGCCAAGCTGGTGGGCGGCATGCTGGCCCATGGTTATACGAAGGACTTCGCCGACGCCATCTTCCGGCAGGTCGAAGGCTTCGGCGAATACGGCTTTCCGGAAAGCCACGCCGCCAGCTTCGCCTTGCTGGCCTATGCCAGCTCGTGGATCAAGCGCCACGAACCCGAAGCCTTCCTGGCGGCGCTGCTGAATTCCCAACCCATGGGGTTCTATGCGCCGGCGCAGCTGATCCAGGACGCGCGCCGCCACAGCGTGCGCGTGCTGCCGGTGGATGTATGCGCCAGCGATTGGGACAGCAGGCTGGATTTCGGTGCCGATAACGGCGGACGTCCCGCCGTGCGCCTGGGATTGAGCCTGGTCAAGGGCATGTCCGAAGCGGCCGCCACCCGCATCGCCGCCGCCCGGGGGCAGCATCCTTTCGCGCATACCGCCGACCTGGCGCGGCGCGCCGACCTCAACCGCCACGACCTGGATGCGCTGGCCGCGGCCGATGCCTTGCTGACCCTGGCCGGCCACCGCCGACAGGCGCGCTGGGAAGCCGCGGCGGGACCGCCCGCCAAGGGATTGCTGCGCGATGCCGCCATCGTGGAAAACCACATCCCCCAGCTACCCATGCCCACCGAAGGACAGACCATCGCCGACGATTACCGGTCGCTGCGCTTCACGCTGCATCGCCATCCCCTGGCCCTGCTGCGCGACAAGCTCAAGGCACGCCGCTTCGAAACCGCCGAAACGCTGAACGGCTATCCCGACAAGCGCCTGGCGCGCGCCTGCGGGCTGGTCACGGTGCGGCAGCGGCCCGGCACCGCCAAGGGCACCATCTTCGTTTCCATCGAGGATGAAACCGGGCCGGTCAACGTGGTGGTGCGGCCCGAGCTGATCGAGCGGCAGCGCAGGGAATTGCTGGGATCCACCCTGATGGGGGTGTACGGGGTCTGGCAGAACGTCAACAATGTGCGCCACCTGATCGCGCACCGCCTGGTGGACATGACGCCCCTGCTGGGCGACCTGTCCGTCAGCAGCCGCGATTTTCATTGA
- a CDS encoding LysR family transcriptional regulator, with amino-acid sequence MRLRHIELFEAIRATGSLSRAAQALHISQPAASKMLAHAEAQVGFKLFERVKGRLRATREAEILAPDIARLSRDLESVRKLAANLRHHPRGHLRIGCAPSLGLGVVPRAVAISRARQPDITFRLQTHHTGELIAGLLAREIDLAVTYEPPAHPGIARIDLDRSEMVYVSREPDGPAVPLAGVRPDRLIAMDPHDPLGSLLQAALAERGVSMNTALLVQTHYMACAMVEAGCGDAIVDAYSAHGISRPGLSIRRLDPAVHFHIGALVHADDPMSALHHGFVQSLRLACAEVAQALTP; translated from the coding sequence ATGCGCCTGCGCCACATCGAACTGTTCGAAGCCATCCGCGCCACCGGCTCCCTGAGCCGGGCGGCCCAGGCCCTGCACATCTCCCAGCCGGCCGCCAGCAAGATGCTGGCGCATGCGGAAGCCCAGGTGGGCTTCAAGCTGTTCGAACGCGTCAAGGGGCGGCTGCGCGCCACACGAGAGGCGGAAATCCTTGCCCCGGATATCGCCCGCCTGTCGCGCGACCTGGAAAGCGTGCGCAAGCTGGCGGCCAATCTGCGCCACCATCCGCGCGGGCACCTGCGCATCGGCTGCGCGCCCAGCCTGGGCCTGGGCGTCGTCCCGCGCGCCGTGGCGATCAGCCGCGCCCGCCAGCCCGATATCACCTTCCGGCTGCAGACCCACCATACCGGTGAACTGATCGCCGGCCTGCTGGCCCGCGAGATCGACCTGGCGGTCACCTACGAGCCCCCTGCTCATCCGGGCATCGCCCGCATCGACCTGGACCGCTCGGAGATGGTCTACGTCAGCCGCGAACCGGACGGGCCCGCGGTGCCGCTGGCCGGCGTACGTCCCGACCGCCTGATCGCGATGGATCCGCACGACCCGCTGGGCAGCCTGCTGCAGGCCGCGCTGGCGGAACGCGGGGTCAGCATGAATACCGCCCTGCTGGTGCAGACTCACTACATGGCCTGCGCCATGGTCGAGGCCGGCTGCGGCGACGCCATCGTGGACGCCTATAGCGCCCATGGCATTTCGCGTCCCGGACTTTCCATCCGCCGCCTGGATCCCGCGGTGCATTTCCATATCGGCGCACTGGTGCACGCGGACGATCCCATGTCGGCGCTGCATCACGGCTTCGTGCAAAGCCTACGGCTGGCCTGCGCGGAAGTGGCGCAAGCCCTTACGCCCTAA